A portion of the Aquicoccus sp. G2-2 genome contains these proteins:
- a CDS encoding ribbon-helix-helix domain-containing protein, protein MPRPVKHSLTLRGHRTSVSLEAEFWQAFRNIAVERGQPLNALGAEIDEARAPDTGLASAIRLFVLNHYIGKP, encoded by the coding sequence ATGCCGCGCCCGGTGAAACACTCGCTCACCCTGCGCGGCCACCGCACGTCTGTCTCGCTCGAGGCCGAATTCTGGCAGGCTTTCCGAAATATCGCGGTCGAGCGCGGCCAACCCCTCAATGCGCTCGGAGCCGAAATTGACGAAGCCCGCGCCCCCGACACCGGCCTCGCCTCGGCCATTCGCCTGTTCGTGCTGAATCACTATATCGGAAAACCCTGA
- a CDS encoding cell division protein ZapA: MPEVEIRIGGRSFEVSCQEGEEHYLHSAAEMLDREAAVLTDQIGRLPEARMLLMAGLMLADRTAGVEDKLRDLNDKLSGMEAELERLRNAPMPEAERVEVPVVPESVLESMAELAARAEALAASVDDKAAGLAG; the protein is encoded by the coding sequence ATGCCGGAAGTGGAAATCAGGATCGGCGGGCGCAGTTTCGAGGTCTCCTGTCAGGAGGGCGAAGAGCATTACCTGCATTCGGCGGCAGAGATGCTTGACCGTGAAGCGGCAGTGTTGACTGACCAGATCGGGCGTTTGCCGGAAGCGCGGATGCTGTTGATGGCCGGTCTGATGCTGGCTGACAGGACGGCAGGCGTGGAAGACAAGCTGCGTGATTTGAACGATAAGCTGTCAGGCATGGAAGCCGAACTTGAGCGGCTCAGAAATGCGCCGATGCCAGAGGCCGAACGAGTAGAGGTGCCGGTGGTGCCGGAAAGTGTGCTTGAGAGCATGGCCGAACTCGCGGCACGGGCAGAGGCGCTGGCCGCGTCGGTGGACGACAAGGCGGCGGGGCTGGCGGGCTGA
- a CDS encoding CBS domain-containing protein produces the protein MLVHQILKSKGDARVITIAPGTSVAEAAQILAERRIGGLIVSKDGTSVQGIISERDIVRSLAVRGAVCLDETVDQMMTRNPVCCAKADDTDMVLQRMTNGRFRHMPVVEEGELVGIVTIGDVVKARIDELAMEKSALEGMIMGH, from the coding sequence ATGCTGGTTCACCAGATACTGAAATCGAAGGGCGATGCCCGCGTGATTACCATTGCCCCCGGAACATCGGTGGCCGAAGCGGCGCAGATTCTGGCCGAACGGCGGATCGGCGGACTGATCGTGTCGAAAGACGGAACATCCGTGCAGGGGATCATTTCGGAGCGCGATATCGTGCGCTCTTTGGCGGTGCGCGGGGCGGTTTGCCTTGACGAGACGGTGGATCAGATGATGACGCGCAACCCGGTGTGCTGCGCCAAGGCGGATGACACGGATATGGTGCTGCAACGCATGACCAATGGCCGCTTCCGGCATATGCCGGTTGTGGAAGAGGGAGAGTTGGTCGGGATCGTGACCATCGGCGATGTGGTGAAGGCGCGGATTGACGAACTGGCGATGGAGAAATCCGCGCTGGAAGGGATGATCATGGGGCATTGA
- the gap gene encoding type I glyceraldehyde-3-phosphate dehydrogenase, producing MTLKVGINGFGRIGRCTLSHIAGSGRDDIEVIKLNATGPLETAAHLIKYDSVHGRFPGEVTLGDGTMDLGRGPIRVFSTYDLDELDWSGCDVVLECTGKFNDGTKANAHLRNGAGKVLLSAPGKNVDKTIVFGVNHDQLTAADKMISNGSCTTNCLAPVAKVLNDTFGIESGIMTTIHAYTGDQPTLDRRHKDLYRARAAAMSMIPTSTGAAKALGEVLPELAGKLDGSAIRVPTPNVSAVDLTFTAGKDVTVDAVNAAMQKAAEGALKGILAYEPAPLVSVDFNHSPESSIFAPAQTKVMGKRLVRVLAWYDNEWGFSCRMADVAVAMGKL from the coding sequence ATGACACTCAAAGTCGGCATCAACGGGTTTGGCCGCATCGGCCGCTGCACGCTTTCGCATATCGCGGGCTCAGGCCGCGACGATATCGAGGTGATCAAACTCAACGCCACCGGCCCGCTGGAAACCGCCGCCCACCTGATCAAGTATGACAGCGTGCATGGCCGTTTCCCCGGCGAGGTCACACTGGGCGACGGCACCATGGACCTTGGCCGTGGCCCGATCCGGGTGTTTTCGACCTATGATCTCGATGAACTGGACTGGTCGGGCTGTGATGTCGTGCTTGAATGCACCGGCAAGTTTAATGACGGCACCAAGGCCAATGCCCACCTCAGGAATGGCGCCGGGAAAGTGCTGCTTTCCGCCCCCGGCAAGAACGTCGATAAAACCATCGTTTTCGGCGTCAACCACGATCAGCTTACAGCCGCCGACAAGATGATCTCGAACGGCTCTTGCACCACCAACTGCCTCGCGCCGGTGGCGAAGGTGCTGAACGATACCTTCGGCATTGAGTCGGGCATCATGACGACGATCCACGCCTATACCGGCGATCAGCCCACCCTCGACCGGCGCCACAAGGATCTCTACCGCGCCCGCGCCGCCGCCATGTCGATGATCCCCACCTCCACCGGTGCCGCCAAAGCATTGGGCGAGGTGCTGCCCGAACTCGCAGGCAAACTCGACGGCTCCGCCATCCGCGTACCAACCCCGAATGTCTCCGCCGTCGATCTCACCTTTACCGCGGGCAAGGACGTCACGGTGGACGCCGTGAATGCCGCCATGCAAAAGGCCGCCGAGGGCGCACTGAAAGGCATCCTCGCCTATGAACCCGCACCACTTGTTTCGGTCGATTTCAACCACAGCCCGGAAAGCTCGATCTTTGCCCCCGCCCAGACCAAGGTGATGGGCAAGCGCCTCGTGCGCGTGCTCGCCTGGTATGACAATGAATGGGGCTTTTCATGCCGCATGGCCGATGTGGCCGTCGCCATGGGCAAACTCTGA
- the coaD gene encoding pantetheine-phosphate adenylyltransferase, translated as MRIGLYPGTFDPITYGHTDIIKRASAFLDKLVIGVAINRDKGPLFSLEERVTMIEEEVAALARDTGTEIAVHPFENLLIDCAKDVGAKVIVRGLRAVADFEYEFQMVGMNRALDDSVETVFLMADARRQAIASKLVKEIARLGGDVSKFVPAEVNRKLLAKLGR; from the coding sequence ATGCGTATCGGCCTCTATCCCGGCACGTTCGACCCGATCACTTACGGGCATACCGATATTATCAAGCGGGCCTCGGCCTTTCTTGATAAGTTGGTGATCGGAGTGGCGATCAACCGCGACAAGGGGCCGCTTTTCAGCCTTGAAGAACGAGTGACGATGATCGAGGAAGAGGTGGCGGCACTGGCGCGCGACACCGGCACCGAGATTGCGGTGCATCCGTTCGAAAATCTGCTGATCGACTGCGCCAAGGATGTCGGCGCGAAGGTGATCGTGCGCGGGCTGCGCGCGGTGGCGGATTTTGAATACGAGTTTCAGATGGTCGGCATGAACCGCGCGCTTGATGACAGCGTGGAGACGGTCTTTTTGATGGCCGACGCGCGGCGGCAGGCGATTGCCTCCAAGCTGGTGAAAGAGATTGCACGGCTGGGCGGGGACGTGTCGAAATTTGTCCCGGCGGAGGTAAACCGCAAGTTGCTGGCCAAGCTTGGGCGTTGA
- the fumC gene encoding class II fumarate hydratase, producing MTATRTESDSFGPLDVPANKYWGAQTQRSLMNFPIGWEKQPVAIIRALGVIKQACAQANKASGKLDAKLADAIITAAGEVIDGKLDDNFPLVVWQTGSGTQSNMNANEVISNRAIELLGGTIGSKVPVHPNDHVNMGQSSNDTFPTAMHIATAMSVRDVLLPGLEKLLAGLDAKSNEFKAIIKIGRTHTQDATPLTLGQEFSGYAQQIRQGIARINAALPGIYELAQGGTAVGTGLNTVEGWGETVAANMAEITGLPFVTAPNKFEALAAHDAMVFMSGALATVAASCYKIANDIRFLGSGPRSGLGELILPENEPGSSIMPGKVNPTQAEAMTQVAAHVMGNDAAIKFAGSQGQFELNVYNPMMSYNLLQSIQLLGDVTDSFTKRMLLGIEANTARIEKLMTESLMLVTALAPTIGYDAATKVAKTAHKNGTTLKEEAIALGYVDAETFDRVVRPEDMVGPKAK from the coding sequence ATGACAGCAACCCGCACGGAATCCGACAGTTTCGGCCCGCTCGATGTACCCGCCAACAAATACTGGGGCGCGCAAACCCAACGCTCGCTGATGAACTTCCCGATCGGTTGGGAAAAACAGCCCGTTGCCATCATCCGCGCGCTTGGCGTGATCAAACAGGCCTGCGCGCAAGCTAACAAGGCCTCCGGCAAGCTCGACGCAAAGCTGGCCGACGCCATCATCACCGCCGCCGGTGAGGTGATCGACGGCAAGCTCGATGACAATTTTCCGCTCGTCGTCTGGCAAACCGGCTCCGGCACGCAATCAAACATGAATGCCAACGAGGTGATTTCGAACCGCGCCATTGAACTTCTGGGCGGCACCATCGGCTCCAAGGTTCCCGTCCATCCCAACGATCACGTCAACATGGGCCAATCCTCCAACGATACCTTCCCCACCGCAATGCACATCGCCACCGCCATGTCGGTGCGCGATGTTCTGCTCCCCGGCCTCGAAAAACTGCTCGCCGGGCTGGACGCGAAATCAAACGAATTCAAAGCCATCATCAAGATTGGCCGCACCCATACACAAGACGCCACGCCGCTCACGCTGGGGCAGGAATTCTCCGGTTATGCCCAGCAAATCCGCCAAGGCATCGCGCGCATAAACGCCGCCCTGCCCGGCATTTATGAACTGGCCCAAGGCGGCACAGCGGTCGGCACCGGGCTCAACACAGTCGAAGGTTGGGGCGAAACCGTCGCCGCCAACATGGCCGAAATCACTGGCCTGCCCTTCGTCACCGCCCCCAACAAGTTCGAAGCCCTCGCCGCCCATGATGCCATGGTGTTCATGTCCGGCGCGCTCGCCACTGTGGCCGCGTCCTGCTACAAGATCGCCAACGATATCCGCTTTCTCGGCTCCGGCCCGCGTTCCGGCCTCGGGGAGCTGATCCTGCCAGAGAACGAACCCGGCTCCTCGATCATGCCCGGCAAGGTCAACCCGACGCAAGCCGAAGCGATGACACAAGTGGCCGCACACGTGATGGGTAACGACGCCGCGATCAAGTTCGCAGGCTCTCAAGGCCAGTTCGAGTTGAACGTCTACAACCCGATGATGAGCTATAACCTCCTGCAATCCATTCAGCTTCTGGGCGATGTCACCGACAGCTTCACCAAGCGGATGCTCTTGGGGATCGAGGCCAACACAGCGCGGATCGAGAAGCTGATGACCGAAAGCCTGATGCTGGTAACGGCGCTTGCCCCCACCATCGGCTATGACGCGGCCACGAAGGTCGCCAAGACCGCACACAAGAACGGCACCACCCTGAAGGAAGAGGCCATCGCCCTTGGTTACGTCGATGCCGAAACATTCGACCGCGTGGTGCGCCCCGAAGACATGGTCGGCCCGAAAGCAAAATAA
- a CDS encoding LysR family transcriptional regulator, with product MEPQWDDLKVFLAVARAESLSGAGKRLRIDPATVGRRIARIEAAVGLPLFSKSPTGYVMTPQGQRLMSHAVRAEQLMQEAVSDLGGANQALSGQIRLGAPDGSANFLLPQVCSEIAAQNPDLEIQIVALPRILNLSKREADMAIMVSQPEAGRLTVQKLSDYKLHLAASTDYLRRHGTLRHLDDLQGHRIIGYIPEMIFDKELDYLSGKAFEKVALASNSVSVQINWIRLGCGVGVVHDFALPAFPGVKKVLTDQFSLTRSFYLVRHEDDKRLERLNRFAALLGAGVRREVARLERLV from the coding sequence ATGGAGCCGCAATGGGATGATTTGAAAGTGTTTCTTGCGGTGGCGCGGGCGGAATCGCTGAGTGGGGCGGGCAAGCGGTTGCGGATTGACCCGGCCACGGTGGGCCGCCGGATTGCGCGGATTGAAGCGGCGGTGGGGCTGCCGCTGTTCTCTAAATCGCCCACCGGGTATGTGATGACACCGCAGGGGCAAAGGTTGATGAGCCATGCGGTGCGCGCCGAACAGTTGATGCAAGAGGCAGTGAGTGATCTTGGCGGGGCGAACCAGGCGCTGAGCGGACAAATCCGGCTCGGCGCGCCGGATGGCAGTGCCAATTTCCTGTTGCCGCAGGTTTGTTCAGAGATTGCCGCGCAGAACCCTGATCTGGAAATTCAAATCGTGGCATTGCCGCGCATACTCAACCTGTCGAAGCGCGAGGCGGATATGGCGATCATGGTCAGCCAGCCGGAGGCGGGGCGGCTTACGGTGCAAAAGCTGAGCGATTATAAATTGCATCTGGCGGCGTCGACCGATTACCTGCGCCGCCACGGCACGTTGCGCCACCTTGACGATCTGCAAGGGCACAGGATTATTGGCTATATTCCCGAGATGATCTTTGACAAGGAGTTGGATTACCTGAGCGGCAAGGCGTTTGAGAAGGTGGCTTTGGCCAGCAATTCGGTGTCGGTGCAGATCAACTGGATCAGGCTGGGGTGTGGCGTGGGGGTGGTGCATGACTTCGCGCTGCCCGCGTTTCCGGGAGTGAAGAAGGTGCTGACCGACCAGTTCAGCCTGACGCGGAGTTTTTATCTGGTGCGTCACGAGGATGACAAGCGACTGGAGCGGCTGAACCGATTTGCCGCCCTTCTGGGCGCGGGGGTACGCCGGGAGGTGGCGCGGTTGGAACGGTTGGTGTGA
- a CDS encoding ClpXP protease specificity-enhancing factor SspB, which yields MTRSIDYGSLMHRAMRGLIQEVLEDVAAHGLPGAHHFFITFDTTHPDAKLADWLRERYPADMTVVMQHWFDNLDVSDDGFGITLNFGDAPEPLYIPYDAIRTFVDPSVEFGLRFESHEDEDDSDDDDDPPPEGDDSTEDTPQDAEVVSLDSFRK from the coding sequence ATGACACGCAGTATCGACTACGGCAGCCTCATGCATCGCGCCATGCGCGGCTTGATTCAGGAAGTCCTGGAAGACGTGGCCGCACATGGCCTGCCCGGTGCGCATCATTTCTTCATCACCTTCGACACCACCCACCCGGATGCGAAGCTGGCCGACTGGCTGCGCGAGCGTTATCCGGCAGACATGACCGTGGTGATGCAGCATTGGTTCGACAATCTCGATGTCAGCGATGACGGCTTCGGCATCACCCTCAATTTTGGTGACGCGCCAGAACCGCTCTATATCCCCTATGACGCGATCCGCACGTTCGTCGACCCCTCGGTTGAATTCGGCCTGCGCTTTGAAAGCCATGAGGACGAAGACGACAGCGATGACGACGACGATCCACCCCCCGAAGGCGATGACAGCACCGAAGACACCCCGCAGGATGCGGAAGTGGTCAGCCTCGACAGCTTCCGAAAATAA
- the tkt gene encoding transketolase, translating to MRAAAIRTLTLDAVHAANSGHSGMPMGMADVATVLYSKHLKFDAAAPQWPDRDRFILSAGHGSMLLYSLLYLTGYPEMTLQQLRDFRQWGAITAGHPEYGHAPGIETTTGPLGQGIANAVGFAIAEEIQRARLGADLVDHHTYAIAGDGCLMEGISQEAIALAGRQQLGRLTVFWDNNDITIDGKVSLSDRTDQPARFAASGWHVQEIDGHDPEAIDAAITAAKASNLPSMIACKTHIALGHAAQDTSKGHGALTNDADLIAAKQAYGWTTSPFEVPDEIKSWWEQVGTRGSTARAEWDSRLQAQSERRQSEFARIYAADAPKSLPGRIRALKKQISDEAPKLATRKSSEMVLELVNQIMPETVGGSADLTGSNNTKTGDLGIFDVDNRKGRYIHYGIREHAMAAAMNGMALHGGIRPYGGTFFCFTDYARPSMRLAALMGIPTVFVMTHDSIGVGEDGPTHQPVEHLAICRATPNSNTFRPCDTVETAESWELALTSKTTPSVLALTRQGLPTLRREHKQKNLTAQGAYVLAEATGKRRAILLATGSEVSVAMAARDLLQAEDIGTRVVSMPCWELFEAQEESYRRKVLPAGPVRVGIEAAGRLGWDRWLSGERGRAAKSGFVGMEGFGASAPAEVLFDKFGITPEAVADKVKALL from the coding sequence ATGCGCGCCGCCGCCATCCGCACACTCACGCTTGACGCCGTCCATGCCGCCAACTCCGGCCATTCGGGAATGCCCATGGGCATGGCCGATGTCGCCACGGTGCTTTACTCGAAGCATCTCAAATTCGATGCCGCCGCGCCGCAATGGCCCGATCGTGACCGCTTTATCCTGTCGGCCGGGCATGGCTCCATGCTGCTTTACTCCTTGCTCTACCTCACCGGCTATCCCGAAATGACGCTCCAGCAGTTGCGCGATTTCCGCCAATGGGGTGCCATTACCGCAGGCCACCCGGAATACGGCCACGCTCCGGGCATCGAAACCACCACCGGCCCGCTCGGTCAGGGTATCGCCAACGCCGTCGGCTTTGCCATCGCCGAAGAAATCCAGCGCGCGCGTCTGGGTGCCGATCTCGTCGATCACCATACCTATGCCATCGCCGGTGATGGCTGCCTGATGGAAGGCATCTCGCAAGAAGCCATCGCTCTCGCCGGGCGCCAACAGCTTGGCCGCCTCACCGTCTTTTGGGACAACAACGACATCACCATCGACGGCAAGGTTTCGCTTTCCGACAGAACCGATCAACCCGCCCGCTTCGCCGCCTCTGGCTGGCATGTGCAGGAAATCGACGGCCACGACCCCGAAGCCATCGACGCCGCCATAACCGCCGCGAAAGCCTCCAACCTGCCCTCGATGATCGCCTGCAAGACCCATATCGCCCTTGGCCATGCGGCACAGGATACCTCCAAAGGCCACGGCGCGCTTACCAATGACGCCGATCTTATCGCCGCCAAGCAAGCCTATGGCTGGACAACGAGCCCCTTCGAAGTTCCAGACGAGATCAAGTCATGGTGGGAACAGGTCGGCACACGCGGCAGCACAGCCCGCGCCGAATGGGATTCCCGCCTCCAAGCCCAATCCGAGCGCCGCCAGAGCGAATTTGCCCGCATCTACGCAGCTGATGCCCCCAAAAGCCTGCCCGGCCGCATCCGCGCTCTGAAGAAACAGATTTCCGACGAAGCGCCGAAACTTGCCACCCGCAAAAGCTCCGAAATGGTGCTCGAACTGGTCAACCAGATCATGCCCGAAACCGTCGGCGGCTCGGCCGATCTGACCGGCTCGAACAACACCAAAACCGGCGATCTGGGTATTTTCGACGTGGACAACCGCAAAGGCCGCTACATCCATTACGGCATCCGCGAACACGCCATGGCCGCCGCGATGAACGGCATGGCACTGCATGGCGGTATCCGTCCCTATGGTGGCACCTTCTTCTGCTTTACCGATTACGCCCGCCCGTCGATGCGCCTCGCCGCTCTCATGGGCATCCCGACCGTCTTCGTGATGACCCACGATTCCATCGGCGTCGGCGAAGACGGCCCCACCCATCAGCCGGTCGAGCATCTCGCCATCTGCCGCGCCACCCCCAATAGCAACACCTTCCGCCCCTGCGATACGGTGGAAACCGCCGAAAGCTGGGAACTGGCGCTGACCTCCAAAACCACCCCCTCAGTGCTGGCCCTCACCCGGCAGGGCCTGCCGACGCTCAGGCGCGAGCATAAACAGAAAAACCTCACCGCTCAGGGTGCCTATGTGCTGGCCGAAGCCACCGGCAAGCGCCGCGCCATCCTGCTCGCCACCGGCTCGGAAGTCTCCGTCGCCATGGCCGCGCGCGACCTTCTGCAAGCCGAAGACATCGGCACCCGCGTCGTCTCCATGCCCTGCTGGGAGTTGTTCGAGGCGCAGGAGGAAAGCTACCGCCGCAAGGTGCTGCCCGCTGGCCCGGTTCGCGTCGGAATTGAGGCCGCAGGTCGGCTCGGCTGGGACCGCTGGCTTTCCGGCGAACGGGGCCGCGCCGCCAAATCCGGTTTTGTCGGGATGGAGGGGTTCGGCGCCTCTGCCCCGGCAGAGGTGCTTTTCGATAAATTCGGCATCACGCCGGAAGCGGTGGCAGACAAGGTCAAAGCCCTGCTCTAG
- a CDS encoding DUF4169 family protein: MAEPINLNKARKLKERLKRRSQASENVVKHGRTKEQKAVDLARACKAANHLDAHRTTKDD, translated from the coding sequence ATGGCGGAGCCGATCAATCTCAACAAGGCCAGAAAGCTGAAGGAGCGCCTGAAAAGGCGCTCCCAAGCTTCTGAGAACGTGGTGAAACATGGCCGGACAAAGGAACAGAAAGCCGTTGACCTCGCCCGCGCCTGCAAGGCCGCAAACCACCTTGATGCGCATCGCACGACGAAGGACGACTAA